In the genome of Harmonia axyridis chromosome 4, icHarAxyr1.1, whole genome shotgun sequence, the window tatcatatatgcTCAGAATGAGGCCATATTAcataattatatacagagtgagtcttcGGCTTTGATTTCAACCAGAAATTCTCCaggtcaaaggaaacacttttttccgaGCTTTTTTCCTATTCGCCTCGATTGGAAAAGATAAAGGTTGTTGAACAtccaaaagaaaattttaaGTTATATCTCGCAAGTGAAAtagaatcgaaggaaatgattttcggaatatagttttctattgatgtgatgaatctttttcgaacataaaattccatcaaaatccgGTCAACTCAAAAATGCCCGCTACACTgaagtagaaaaaaaaagtcgaatcggaaaaaatagttgagaaaaaaagagttttttttGACAACAgcaatcttcggttgaaatatatttccaagtcaaagactcacccttcACAGTTAGGTGGATGATTTTCAtacttatattgaaaatttaatatgaATAGTCTCAACCTTTTATGGACTCAAggtgaattttttaatttttttttcaaaacgttCAAGGTTAAAATGTCAgagaaaaaactttttgttttatAGAATCCATATTATGGGCAGTAGTGACGCTAGGGAGGGCGTAAATTCTCCTGCCCCCCCTAAagtttgacatactaaggctaaataCTACTACTATAATTTCGCTGTACATTCGCcaccccaaaaaaaatccggcctccccttggccacccctgtttttgaacgCTGGCGTCGCCACAGATTATAGGTAGGTACTAAGAACTTCTAAAATTGTAAATCGGTTCTGAGTATCAAATCTTAATGATTATACTTTCTATTTTCAGAACAGTTACTGACAATTGACTTGAAGACAACCCTTATGATTTTAAAGTTTCAATTATCCTCCCCATTTCTACCATTTCTACCTGAAAATGATTACTCATAACACAGAATGAATTTAAGACGATCTGATTGACATgttatttgtttataaattacTGTAAGCCCTTCAACTAGTTGCAAAATTAAACATCATTATAGCTCTTTAAATGATCATTATGTTACATCCATAATGTGTCACTCCATTCAATTTTATCACTGAATTTTGTAATATAAGGTAACTACTTCTTCAGAAAGTCTCAGTTGAGTATTTTGCTTCGAAGTTTTACTATACGTGAAATATTGTTCCAGTATTTTAGTTGACAATTCGAGAGATCATGATGTCTGTTAATACAAGTTCAGTTTACAATTTTATTGTATATACTGGTGAAGAGAATTCTATTCTCAAGTATATTgcatcaaaaaaaaatgatgttcgatttctgaatttttatttAGAAGCTTTAGTGTTGAAAAGAAATCAGGAAAATTTTACAAGTAGGGACTACACAGTGGTATTCTCTCTTCTATTTAATGGAGCGAAACCTATGTCCAAGTGTGTAATGGATAAGAGACGATGTACGATATTGGACTTGGCTCTGGAAATTAATGGtaagttgaaatattttcacatagtttagttgttaaaaattttcgaactgtttgctttgttatttccttttacaTTACCATATAATTCAACGtatgaaaatgaggaaagcacagACGTGAGCTTTCGAGCACTtgttcattcatggaaaccacGTATATATAGTTAGCTAAATAacatttatatacatataaatgtaAGAGCACTCAAAAGCTGCTTTCTTTACGTTAGTGATTCCtacattttttttcgttattctttttgaatttcaaatctgTGGTTCTGATGATTTTATGTGCATGAATTTTGGAATAACTTTTATTCTGTACAGGGCGAGTCTTTCACTTGTacctacatatatttcaacagtagattcttgaggtcgaAAGGAACATTCTAttaccattttaaattttcatgatGAGCTATATCACCCATGGAAACCGGCacattgaattttttccatgCATATGGCATACCACTTTATTCTTGGAAATAAGTAACTATATTAGAAAAagcatcataaactcactttcaATTCGTTGTATGAAGTAGAATTTAATAttcataatacaataaatgagttatcgcAATTTCGTTGGCCATAAATAGGTATTGAATTCTCTAGattttctatttaattttcgTTTCATGACGAACTGAGCTTGCAaacacccatattagctctttAGATGAATATCCCCATTCATTTtattatcgttgtttatttcatttcgtacaggAGTTAGCATTTAAACGGCGCATTATACGAGAAAATTTGATGAATActtctatttttcaaaatggtcaaatattcattaatgaacGTTCAACTTACATTTAAGAGTTGACTTCTTCGATTTTCTGGCATCTTTATGGAATGTAATGGCCACAGtaaagtaaatgaaattttgtgttcaGAAAAGATTCATAATATCAAGGAAACTATATATTCCGACAAtaatttccttcgatagaaccatttCCAAGATATAgccgaaactttttttttatattattggttttcaacagcctgtatatttttaACTAAGCCTTATCTGAataaatggtgaaaaaaaattattccttcgACCTCGGGAATCTTCGTCTGAAATATATGTACGAGTCAAAGACTCGCCctgaataattcagaaaaaaatatattatgacATGTgatgaaaaaggaaataataagtCGTTGTCTTTAATGCTCCAAGAATTTATTCAACATTATTCTCCATTTCAATTTCAGATGCACGTTTGATTAAATCGTTCCTACTATTCTTTGAAGATTTTGAGAACGCCGTTTTCGCAGCTGTTCACTTTCAGTCTTTGAGACTGTTGGAGATCGCCCTAGAAGTAAATTCTAACTGGAATGGTCCAACCTCTCATTCTCGCGACACGCCGCTGCATAAAGCAGTATCAATGTCATCTTTGGATATATCAAGACATATTTTGATGAGCTGTGGAGGTTGGGAAGCGAGGAACTCCTTGGGAGAAACACCGTTGTTCTTCGCGGTTAAGAACAACCAAATTGAACAGGCGATTTTGCTAATACAATATGGAGCAAACGTCAGAGCGAGAGATAATAATTCTAATACTCTTCTTCATGTTCTATGCTCTCAAGAAGAGGGAATAAACATCGAATTCTTAGAATTCCTGTTGGATCTGGAATGTAATCCCAATGCATTAGATCAAGATGGACGAACTCCTTTGCAATTGATTGCTAAAAATCAAATTGTACCTTTTGCATTGGACTCTGCGAAAATATTAATTCGTAGAGGAGCAGATGTCAATCTGGGAAATGAAGCCGGCGAAACCCCTCTGCACATATTAGCCCAATATTGTGATCCAGACAATTTCTTCGCTCTTTTCAATTTATTCTTGGAAAGTGGAGTTGATACGAAGAGTATCACTTATAGCAATGAAACTTTCCTAGATATCTTATTAGCCGGTGTTTGTCTAAATAGACAAAAAAAGGTTTTGAGGTATCTGATTCtgaaagatagggatggaaaattCCAATTTGGGGCTAACTTAATGTGTGCCAACTcgttttatttcgaatatgagGAGAAATGTAGAAGGGAGTTGTGCCGGttggaatcgaaaaaaatcgatCCATTTCAAACACAAGAAGAGAGTTCTCTTTTAAAGATACTCAAATCTAATGAAATCCAAATATCGAAGCTTTGTAAAAACCCAAATCTAAGGGCAATTATGTCCGAATTGGATGAAAGTCAATTTCCCATTTACGGTTTTGACCTTAGAAATAATTTTGAGTCAGGGTTAAAACTATTCCACGAAGAAGAGCAAGCTCTTGAATTTTTGTATGCAATATCAAACGGAGTCCTTGATTATGATTCCATGATCgtcataatgaaatatattccacTGCAGGAACTAGGTAAACTAGGAAAATTTCTATCATAATCAAGGATTCATAGATATGCAATATATTgctaaatttaatattttgtagatatgtatatatgtatatgttttttttttaatttaatttgatttgatgTGAATTTCTGTTTTTTGGTCTttgttaaatatgattttttatgtagaaataaatgtttttgaTTAAATGTCTTAGTTTTATTCGACTTTCTTCCTGATAATGGTTAACAAATTAGATACTATTAGAAAATTCTTCAATTGCATTTGTCATGAAGGAGAGGTTGtaattcaattcattaattCGCCTTTCGAAGTTTTTAATACCAGCATTAGTATTGTGCCACATTTTGTCATTGCATACttcttattatatttatatatttatatttatatatttatatttatatatttatattcataaaaaagggatttatgaattaattcattacttGGGCGTAGAAACTGTACAGaattatcaaaggtaataccacgagtgcttcagattttatcgataatattt includes:
- the LOC123678712 gene encoding ankyrin repeat and SOCS box protein 3-like, which encodes MSSLDISRHILMSCGGWEARNSLGETPLFFAVKNNQIEQAILLIQYGANVRARDNNSNTLLHVLCSQEEGINIEFLEFLLDLECNPNALDQDGRTPLQLIAKNQIVPFALDSAKILIRRGADVNLGNEAGETPLHILAQYCDPDNFFALFNLFLESGVDTKSITYSNETFLDILLAGVCLNRQKKVLRYLILKDRDGKFQFGANLMCANSFYFEYEEKCRRELCRLESKKIDPFQTQEESSLLKILKSNEIQISKLCKNPNLRAIMSELDESQFPIYGFDLRNNFESGLKLFHEEEQALEFLYAISNGVLDYDSMIVIMKYIPLQELGKLGKFLS